The sequence TCTCGCGCATCTCATCTCCCAACCGCGTATCCGGACCATGACCGGTTACTACCGTCGCGCCCTCATCCAGCGTGTACAGCCGCTGCTTGATCGAACGCACAATGGTCGCCTGATCCCCGCCCCACAAATCGGTACGTCCCACGCCGCGCCGGAACAATGTGTCCCCGGCAATCAGCAATTTGGCGTCGGCAAACCAGAAACTCATCGACCCCGGCGTGTGGCCTGGTGTGTGCAAGGCCACCCCACAACCGCAGGCGAGTTCTTCTTCATCCTCCAACCAGCGGTCTGGAGACGGCACCGGGGTGTATGGCACACGGAACATCTGGCACTGCATTTCCAGGTTGTCCCAGAGAAATTGATCCTCCTTGTGCAAGTGCAACGTGGCGCCGGTCTTTTCCTTCAACTGGCCAGATGCCAGGAAGTGATCAAGGTGGGCATGGGTATGAATGATGCTCACCACTTTCAAGCCGAGCGCGTCCAGCCGTGCCAGGATCAGCTCATGATTGCCGCCCGGATCGACCACGATGGCCTTTTTGCTGATGGGGTCGCCGATGATGGTGCAATTACACTGCAACGGGCCGACAGGGAAGGTTTCGCGAATCAGGGCAGGAGGCTGGGACATCAAACGGGCTCGGTATGCTGTGATGGTGCCGATTCTGGCACAAAAAGCCCCGTACCTACCCCAGCAACCCCATCTCCTGCGCCCGAGCTACCGCCTGGGTGCGGCGCTCCACCCCAAGCTTGCTGTTGATATGACTGGCGTGAGTCTTGACCGTATGCAACGAGATAAACAGCTGGTTGCTGATTTCCTGGTTCGAACAGCCCTGAGCGATCAAGTGCAGCACCGCCAGCTCGCGCACGCTCAAGGCTTCATGGGTAGGCGCAGTCTCGACACACGCCATGGCTGGCAAGAGTGCCAGCAGGCTTTGATTCAGCAGACCATGAGCGGCGCGGCCCAGTTGTTCCCGCGTCCAGTCGGGATAGCGTTCCAGTAGTCGCTCAAAAGGCTGCAACGCCCCACCCGCCGCGGCTTCAAGTGCCTGGGCAAACACTTGGCGCGCCTGAGGCTCCTGACCACTGTCCAGTAACAATTGCGTCTGCTGGGTCAACGCCATCAGCGCGATCATCTGCCGCCCACTGTTGTGGGCCTGTCGCGCCAGTTCTTCGAGCCGCTGCAGTGCAGCAGAGGGCTGATGACGAATGGCATCCAACGCGGCTTGTTGCAGTTCGATATGTTGCGCCAGGTGTGGGTGAAACTCCGGCGCGGCAGCCGCCTGCTCACCGTTATACGTTTGCCCCAGTCGTGTCAGCCAGGCGTCCGCCAAGTCTGTACGCCCCTGTGCCAGCCACAGCTCGCATTTGATCAGGGTAATCATCGCCAGGTAATAGATCGGCGGCACGTCCCAGATGTGCATCAAGCGCTCGGCTTCAGCCAATTCGGCAAACGCCAGAGGGAAATCCCCACGACGGCCTTCGAAGTTGGCGATCACGCAATGCCCAATCAAAACACTGA is a genomic window of Pseudomonas sp. ADAK18 containing:
- a CDS encoding MBL fold metallo-hydrolase translates to MSQPPALIRETFPVGPLQCNCTIIGDPISKKAIVVDPGGNHELILARLDALGLKVVSIIHTHAHLDHFLASGQLKEKTGATLHLHKEDQFLWDNLEMQCQMFRVPYTPVPSPDRWLEDEEELACGCGVALHTPGHTPGSMSFWFADAKLLIAGDTLFRRGVGRTDLWGGDQATIVRSIKQRLYTLDEGATVVTGHGPDTRLGDEMRENPFVRA